One window of the Eucalyptus grandis isolate ANBG69807.140 chromosome 8, ASM1654582v1, whole genome shotgun sequence genome contains the following:
- the LOC104444260 gene encoding geraniol 8-hydroxylase encodes MELYLVLFLISLLLFLKPFLLPSKPRNLPPGPAGLPFLGSLLQLGARPHESLFNMARRHGQVMTLRLGLVTSVVVSSPEAARETLQKHDENFSDRAVPDVITAQPNPEFTLAWVPGDQRWRARRRVCSTQMFTAQRLDALQHLRHQKVHQLVTHIKKSCDPGREVDIGQLAFATTLNLMSSTMFSIDIVDPEFQTAQEFKDLVWRIMEDAGKPNPSDYFPAVRRFDLLGVKRHIQPAYMRLHEIFDEIIDKRLKERATGSPGSSKSGDFLDVLLDQCEEEGSEFTRQSIKPVILDLFIAGSDTSALTTEWAMAELLHNPSLLQRSRDELTAAIGTERPVQESDTRHLPYLQAIVKETLRLHPAVPLLLPYKSKNDAEVCGYVIPKGMQVLVNAWAIGRDPSYWEDPLSFTPERFLGSNVDYKGRDFEYIPFGAGRRICPGLPLAIRMVHLMVASLVQSFNWKLPEGMAPESLDMQEQFGVTLRKATPLRAIPSLV; translated from the exons ATGGAACTCTACCTCGTCCTCTTCCtcatctccctcctcctcttcctcaaaCCCTTCCTCCTCCCATCTAAACCCAGGAACCTCCCCCCCGGCCCGGCCGGCCTCCCCTTCCTCGGCTCGCTCCTCCAGCTCGGCGCCCGGCCCCATGAATCCCTCTTCAACATGGCCAGGCGCCACGGCCAAGTCATGACCCTCCGCCTTGGCTTGGTGACCAGCGTCGTGGTCTCGTCCCCGGAGGCCGCCCGGGAGACCCTTCAGAAGCACGATGAGAACTTCTCCGACCGGGCGGTCCCCGACGTGATCACCGCGCAGCCGAACCCGGAGTTCACCCTCGCATGGGTCCCGGGCGACCAGCGGTGGCGGGCACGGCGCCGCGTGTGCAGCACCCAGATGTTCACCGCCCAGCGCCTGGACGCCCTCCAGCACCTGCGCCACCAGAAGGTCCACCAACTCGTCACCCACATCAAGAAATCCTGCGATCCGGGCAGAGAGGTCGACATAGGCCAATTGGCCTTCGCCACGACTTTGAACCTCATGTCGAGCACCATGTTCTCGATTGACATCGTCGACCCGGAATTCCAAACGGCTCAGGAGTTCAAGGACCTGGTGTGGAGGATCATGGAGGATGCCGGGAAGCCGAACCCGTCCGACTATTTCCCTGCGGTCAGGCGGTTCGATCTGCTAGGCGTGAAGCGGCACATCCAGCCGGCCTACATGAGGTTGCACGAGATATTCGACGAGATCATCGACAAGCGTTTGAAAGAAAGGGCGACGGGCTCGCCGGGATCGTCGAAGAGCGGCGATTTCTTGGATGTGCTTCTGGATCAGTGCGAAGAGGAGGGGTCCGAGTTTACCCGACAAAGCATCAAGCCAGTGATCCTG GATCTATTCATCGCCGGAAGCGACACATCTGCGCTCACAACGGAATGGGCGATGGCGGAACTCCTACACAATCCGAGCCTCCTCCAAAGATCAAGAGATGAACTCACTGCGGCCATTGGCACCGAAAGGCCGGTTCAAGAGTCGGACACCCGCCACCTCCCGTATCTCCAAGCCATCGTCAAGGAGACGCTCCGTCTGCACCCGGCGGtgcctctcctcctcccttacAAATCCAAGAATGACGCGGAAGTGTGCGGGTACGTCATCCCGAAAGGCATGCAAGTCCTGGTGAACGCATGGGCCATAGGGCGGGACCCGAGCTATTGGGAAGACCCATTGTCGTTTACGCCCGAGCGGTTCCTGGGGTCGAACGTGGATTACAAAGGCAGGGATTTCGAGTATATCCCGTTCGGTGCAGGCCGGAGGATCTGCCCCGGATTGCCGCTCGCTATCCGGATGGTTCATCTCATGGTGGCTTCGCTGGTTCAATCTTTTAATTGGAAACTTCCTGAGGGAATGGCGCCCGAGAGTTTGGATATGCAAGAGCAATTTGGTGTTACATTGAGAAAGGCCACACCTTTAAGAGCAATTCCTAGTTTGGTTTGA